The genomic window AGGACACAATCAATGCCCGCGTCGGCGAGTTCCCGCGCCATCGGCGTCAGATATCGAGCGTGCAGTCCCGGCCTGACCGGGACGACGACGGTTCCAGCGCCTGAACCACGGTGAACCTCGGCGTGAACTCGACCGGTGGGCGTCGGCAACTGGACGTGTGTCCCTCCCGTCGTTCCGACGAAGTTGGACGCAGGCTCCAACGCGGCCTCGCACGCTGCGTGCGAAGTCAATGCGTACAGTCCGTCGAGAATCGGCCTGCCCTGCAACAGAATCATGATTGCGGCGCATTCGCGGGAGGTGAGTGTCGGTGCCCACCCGGTCTTCTCCGACAATGCTGCCGAGTCGACCGCCGGTTCGCCTGCCGTCACCCATTGGCCCGAGAAGGGAGTCAGTCCCAATCGAAAAGCGAGGTTGGCCGCCTTGATAGCCGGTTTCTCGGGTACGTCGAACAGCAATTGCCCCTGCATCGCAGCTAGTTCACGAACGCCGGTCCGGTCACGTGGTCCAACGTTGAACGGCCCGTCGAGGTCCTGTTTGGCAGCTCGGTGGAAAGCATCGGCGAGATCACGTTGATGAAGAAACTGGTACGACGCCTTGTCTGCTTGCGGAAACGCCGCCAGCTTTCCGGTGAACTGATCGATTCCGTCGTTGGAGAAGTCGGGCCCGATGATGTAGGTAGGGCGAAGCATGGACACCGCCATCTCGCCGGGGTGCCTACGTAACCACCATTCGGCGTAGTGCTCGACCTCGGCCTTGTCGTGGAAGTAGTACCGGTCGGAATCTCCGGCAGGGTAATAGCTTTCGTCGATCAGGTTGTCGTGAATCTCAGGGCCGTAAGCGTTGATGCTCGACGCGATGACGAGACGCTCGACTCCTGCTTCGTAGGCAGAATCGAGGACGTTGCGTGATCCACGCTGGTTTATGTCGTGAGTCTCCGTCTTGTCCTTCAACTCCTCGACGACGAATGCCAGGTGGATCACTACGTCAGCGCCCCGGAGTACGTCCGTCAAATCGTTCGACCGGATATCGCAGCGGATCGACTCCAGTTTCGGATGCGACATCGCGAGAGGCCGACGCGCAATGCCGAGAACCGAGCCGACGTCTTCGTCGTCCAGTAGTGCGGGCAAGATCGCTTTGGCGAAATCGCTTGTCGCACCGGTCACTGCGATGCGCAGGCTCACTTGGGCAACTCCGCGACAGATTCGGAGATGACCTCGATCGCGGTGCGGATCTGGTCGTCGGTGTGAGAAGCCATTGCGCACAGACGGAGTAGTGCGCCGTTGCGAGGTACAGCAGGGTGCAGCGCCGCGGAGGTGAAGATGCCCTTGTCGAACAGGGTTCGCCACAAACTCATTGCGACCAGATCGTCACCGATGTGCAGCGACACTATCGGTGACACCGTGTCGCCGCCGGGGATCGGTGAGCGTGCACCGACGTCGAGGCCCTCCGCTGCCAGGCCACTGCGGAGCGCTTCGGCGTTGTCGAGAACGCGACGCGCACGTTGCCTTCCCTCCTCGCTACGGATCAGCTTGATCGACGCAAGGGAAGCACCGACCGCAGCCGGAACGCCGGAGGTGGTGAACAAAAATGCCCTGGCGTGGATTCGCAAAGAGTCGAGTAGGTCGCGGGACCCTGCGATGAACCCGCCGGTCGAGCTCGGGCTCTTGGACAACGACGCCATCCTGATATCCGTTTCGCCCGCGGTGCCGAACAACTCTGCTGCGCCGGTGAGGCTTTCGCCATAGATTCCCAGACTGTGGGCCTCGTCTACCATCAGCGCCGCACCGTACTTCCTGCACAGCGCGGTCACCTCACCGAGGGGTGCGAGGTCTCCCTCCATCGAGTACAAGCCGTCGACGATCACCAGTACGGCACCATCACCGACAACGGGCTCTTGGAGCTTTCTCTCCATGTCCTCCATGTCGTTGTGGGCGAACTTGCGGACGGTCGCACCGGACAGCGAACTGCCGTCGCGGATGGATGCGTGTGCGGCCGAGTCGACGACGATGACATCGCCCTTGCCCACGACGGCGGCAATAGTGCCGAGATTGGTCTGGTAGCCGGTGGTGAACACCATGGCGTCCTCGGTGCCATGCCATTCGCGTATCTCGTTCTCTAGCTCCAGGTGTATGTCCATGGTGCCGTTGAGCAGACGGCTGCCGGTGATGGCGGAGCCGAAGGTGTCGAGAGCGTCCTGTGCGCCCTGGGTGATGTCGGGATGATCGGCGAGACCCAGATAATTGTTGGATCCCAACATGATCTTGTCCTTGCCCTCCACCTGGACGATCGGCGCGGTGGCCGACTCCATCACGCGAAAATAAGGTGAAACGTCGCTGTCCTGCACAGCACGTAGCAGGTCGACTCGTTCGTCTCCGTCGAGTCGCTTGATCAGTCGGTTTACGGTCATTGCGTGAGGTCTCCTGACGCATCGGTAGTGCATGACAAATGATCGAGCAGTGAATCGATGGTCGCGAATTCTCTAAGTAGTTCGACACCGGTGCGAAATCGGATTGGTCGAAATCGTGATATCCGTATTTGCGCTGGTCCGCGCATATAAAAGTAAAAACCGACTGATTCCCTCTTTCCGATATGGGCTGCTCTTTACCTGGATTTGTATGTTTTGCCTGGTAGGTGCCGGGGTACCGCAGTAATGGTTGCGAATTCGATTCACCTTTGTTTGCCATGCCCATTTCGATTAGTAGGAGAGTCATGACTGCATTGATGGTTCGAGAGCGCGAAATTTTGGAGCAATACATCCCGGGCTTGTTCGATTATCTGGACCGTACGCCTTTATCGGACCTCGAAAGCAGGGGAAGTGACGCTATCGCCAAGTTCAAGGAGTTCGGCGGTACCGCGCTGATCGTCCCCAAGGAACTCGGTGGCAGTGGCGCGACCGCGCTGGAAGCGGTACGCGCGCAGCGTGCGATAGGTTCGCGTTCGCCTTCGCTCGGCGCCGCGACCACGATGCATCATCTCTCGATCGCGTCGCTCATCGAGTTCGCGCGAGGTGCGTCCGAGGACGACAGGGCGCTCGTCAAGGGGTTGGTGGAACAGCATGCTGTGATCGCGTCCGGATTCTCCGAGGGAACACCAGGTGGGAGCGTGTTCATTCCGACCATGAAGGCTAAGCGGGTCGGAGACGTCTATGTCGTCAACGGAAGCAAGAAGCCATGCAGCCTGTCTGGATCGATGGACCTGCTCACGGCCAGCGTCGAGGTGGAAGGCGTGGGTGAGAAGGACGGCGAGCGCGCGGTGGCGTTGATACCCGCGGGCCTCGACGGTATGACAGTCGAGAAATTCTGGGACACCCCGTTCCTGGAGGCATCGCAGAGCGACGAGGTCAATCTCCACGACGTGCAGGTTCCGGCCGATCTTGTGCTGCTCAACAGCGACGACGATCCCGACGGGGTTCACGAGATGACCGGCTACTTGTGGTTCGGCATGCTAATCAGTGCCAACTATCTGGGCGGTGCAACATTGCTTCTCGAGAAGATGCTCGCGGCCGACAAGGGTGATTTCGAGGGATATACCAGGGCCGCGGCGGATATCGAGAGCAGTATGGCCGCAATCGAGAGCGTCGCACGGGCGGTCGACGACGGTGAGAGGGGGCAGGACATTTCGGCGCGACTGTTGTTCTGTCGGATCGCAATTCGCGACGCACTGGTCCGTGCCAGTTCGGCAGCCATGGAATCTCTCGGCGGCATCGGGTTCATCAAGTCGCCGGATATCGGCTACCTCGCGGGCGCGTTGCAAGCCTTCGCATTCCATCCGCCGTCACGTAGATCCATCTCGGAGACGCTGACGAAGTACCACGGCGGAGACGAGTTCGCCTTCGTCAAATAGGCTTGCTCACTCCTGAAGTTCCTCGTCGTCCAACTTGTCCTGGCCGCGGTTGCGGAAGAATTTGAACCCCGGGATCCCGATCACTGCGCGGCGTACATCCTTTGTCACGCCGAGTAATTCGTGGATCTCGGGGGCGACGGTATCCAGGGTCGCCAGGATAGGAATGACTGCTTCCATGTGCTCGACGAGACCGGGCAGCTGATCGACCATCGCGATCGCGGCATCCACCTCGTTCTCGTCGAGGTTGTCGACGAACTTCTTCGCGAACGGTGCCGATCGTTGTGCAATGGGATCGAACAGCTCTACCAACTCGAGTGCTGTCACCGATGCCTTGGACGCAGATGTTATGACGCCGTCCGCCGACCGGGTCGTGGTTTGTGCCTCGGCGACAACCTGTTGTGCGGCGTCGACTACCGCGTTGATCCGAACCATGAGCGCGGACACTTCGTCCAGTAGCGCTTCGACGCGGCCGGGGACTGCCAGCGCGAACATCGCAGTGTCCTTGGTCCACCGGGCACCGAATCGAACGACGTCGACGCCGATTCCGAAGACGCCGAGTACGCCGTACCGATCGGGTAGTGCCACGCCCGCACGTTCGAGTGCCATGACCGAAACAATGCCACAGCGATGTGGGCTCCCCGGCAGTACTTCGAAGATACGGTTAGCCTCGAAGTATGAAAGTTCTTGTCACCGGCGCGAGCGGGTACATCGGCTCGCGTCTGGTAGCTGCGTTGCTCGACGAGGGTGACACAGTTGTTGCCGCGTCGAGGAACCCGGATTCTCTGAAGGTATTCGACTGGTGGGACGACGTCGAGTCGTGTGCGTTGGACGCCTCCGATCAAGAGTCTCTGCATGGTGCTTTCGAGGCCGCGGGAGACATCGACGTCGCCTACTACCTCGTTCACGCCATCGGTCAGTCCGACTACCGAGCGCAGGACAAGCGCGCCGCCGAACAGTTCGCCCGCGCCGCGGCCGCTGCCGGTGTGAAACGCATCGTCTACCTCGGTGGATTCGTCCCCGGTGACGAGGAATTGTCCGAGCATCTTGCCAGCCGAGCTGATGTGGGTGAGGCGCTCGATGTCGAGGGTGTCGACTTGGTCTGGCTCAAAGCGGCGATCGTCCTCGGGGCCGGCTCGACCTCCTACGAGATGCTCCGCTACCTCGCCGACAGGCTTCTCGTCCTCCCGTTACCGACGTGGTTGAGTCACCCCGTTCAGCCGATAGCGGTCGACGATGTCCTGTTCTATCTCCTTGCGTCGCGTTCCACGGTGCCCGCCGGGGCGTACGACATCGGCGGGCCGGACGTCGTCCCGTATCGCGACCTGCTGTTCGCATATGTCGACGCGGCCGGACTCACCCGTGTCGGGCTGCCAGCTCCGGGAGTTCCGACTGGACTCGCCGGGCGAGTGATCGGCAAGATCATCCCGATCCCGGACGCGCTGGCGGAGGATCTCGTCGGCTCGCTCCACAACACGATGACGACGTCCGAACAGCGCATCGTGGACGCCGCCGGGGAACCCGAAGGTGGCAGAACAACCATCCGCGATGCGATGCATCGAAGCGTTCAGGGGTCGGTGGGAACGCCACCGGGTGTTCGGGCCCTCAAAGATCCGTTGCGACTCGCGGTGACCGACGCGGCGTGGAGCGGAGGCGACGAGCTCGGGATCAGGCGTTACGGCGTGGCTGCATCGTCGGGGCAGACGTGGAGCTTGCTGGAATCCCTGGGGGCGAGAAAGCTGTTGTACTCGTGGCCGGTCGCCGCGGTCGTTCGTACCAACTTGGACGTGGTCGACGGGGTTTCGGACCGCGCACGATCGGTGATACGACGGGTGCGCGGCAATTAGCGCATCGGGCATGATGGGGGACCAACAATCGGAGGTGTGATGCCGACCTGGCAGACGAGCGTCAGAGACGTCGTCAAATCGGCACTCGTGGAGAAAGTGGATCGCAACCACGAAGAAACCGACAAAGCGTTTCTCCGACGCCGAATCGTGGTGGTCGTCACCCTGGTCATCGGTGCGACGCTGCTGGGCCTGTCGTTGTCGGTGGATCCCGGTGACAGTGCCTTCTATCCACTGACCCTCGGGCTCGCTGCTGCATGGATAATCGGCGGCTTCGCGTCCGGTCCGTTGCACCTGGGCAGGATTACCTTCAAGGGTTCGATACGTCGTCCGATCGTCACGCCTATCCTGATCGGCTTGGCCGCAGGAGCAGTGTTCGTGGTGGGCGCGCTGATCGTGCGTCAGATTCCGCCGCTGGCCGAGTTCACCGAAAACGTGCTGGCCCATGCGCGCTTCGGGTCGCTTGCCCTCATCGTCTTCATCACATTGTTGAACGGCGTCGCGGAGGAAATCTTCTTCCGCGGAGCGTTGTTTGCCGCAATCGGTCGCAGGAACCCGGTTGTGATTTCTACGGTCATCTACACCGTGGTCACCTTGGCAAGTGGCAATCCCATGTTGGCATTCGCCGCGATCACGCTTGGATTCGTTCTGGGCCTGCAGCGAAGGGCATCGGGTGGGATTTTGGCCCCGATACTGACTCACGTGGCGTGGTCGACGGTGATGGTGTTCGTGTTACCGCCGCTGTTCGTCTGACGACAGTGTGCGCAGGAGCGCGGTTCTGATCTGAG from Rhodococcus sp. P1Y includes these protein-coding regions:
- a CDS encoding NAD-dependent epimerase/dehydratase family protein, whose translation is MSLRIAVTGATSDFAKAILPALLDDEDVGSVLGIARRPLAMSHPKLESIRCDIRSNDLTDVLRGADVVIHLAFVVEELKDKTETHDINQRGSRNVLDSAYEAGVERLVIASSINAYGPEIHDNLIDESYYPAGDSDRYYFHDKAEVEHYAEWWLRRHPGEMAVSMLRPTYIIGPDFSNDGIDQFTGKLAAFPQADKASYQFLHQRDLADAFHRAAKQDLDGPFNVGPRDRTGVRELAAMQGQLLFDVPEKPAIKAANLAFRLGLTPFSGQWVTAGEPAVDSAALSEKTGWAPTLTSRECAAIMILLQGRPILDGLYALTSHAACEAALEPASNFVGTTGGTHVQLPTPTGRVHAEVHRGSGAGTVVVPVRPGLHARYLTPMARELADAGIDCVLLDLPGHGLSTGRRGRFSRKEFDDAVRAAVSYAGAEFDTAVVLDVGESLDASRSAAVRSWLSHRPINVDDGLLPRRVRPWHGSPAVETVRDAKAVIELVGQKRVSSEHVAIYSGAKGSGPAC
- a CDS encoding aminotransferase class I/II-fold pyridoxal phosphate-dependent enzyme, translated to MTVNRLIKRLDGDERVDLLRAVQDSDVSPYFRVMESATAPIVQVEGKDKIMLGSNNYLGLADHPDITQGAQDALDTFGSAITGSRLLNGTMDIHLELENEIREWHGTEDAMVFTTGYQTNLGTIAAVVGKGDVIVVDSAAHASIRDGSSLSGATVRKFAHNDMEDMERKLQEPVVGDGAVLVIVDGLYSMEGDLAPLGEVTALCRKYGAALMVDEAHSLGIYGESLTGAAELFGTAGETDIRMASLSKSPSSTGGFIAGSRDLLDSLRIHARAFLFTTSGVPAAVGASLASIKLIRSEEGRQRARRVLDNAEALRSGLAAEGLDVGARSPIPGGDTVSPIVSLHIGDDLVAMSLWRTLFDKGIFTSAALHPAVPRNGALLRLCAMASHTDDQIRTAIEVISESVAELPK
- a CDS encoding acyl-CoA dehydrogenase family protein; translated protein: MTALMVREREILEQYIPGLFDYLDRTPLSDLESRGSDAIAKFKEFGGTALIVPKELGGSGATALEAVRAQRAIGSRSPSLGAATTMHHLSIASLIEFARGASEDDRALVKGLVEQHAVIASGFSEGTPGGSVFIPTMKAKRVGDVYVVNGSKKPCSLSGSMDLLTASVEVEGVGEKDGERAVALIPAGLDGMTVEKFWDTPFLEASQSDEVNLHDVQVPADLVLLNSDDDPDGVHEMTGYLWFGMLISANYLGGATLLLEKMLAADKGDFEGYTRAAADIESSMAAIESVARAVDDGERGQDISARLLFCRIAIRDALVRASSAAMESLGGIGFIKSPDIGYLAGALQAFAFHPPSRRSISETLTKYHGGDEFAFVK
- a CDS encoding ribulose 1,5-bisphosphate carboxylase large subunit: MALERAGVALPDRYGVLGVFGIGVDVVRFGARWTKDTAMFALAVPGRVEALLDEVSALMVRINAVVDAAQQVVAEAQTTTRSADGVITSASKASVTALELVELFDPIAQRSAPFAKKFVDNLDENEVDAAIAMVDQLPGLVEHMEAVIPILATLDTVAPEIHELLGVTKDVRRAVIGIPGFKFFRNRGQDKLDDEELQE
- a CDS encoding NAD(P)H-binding protein, producing the protein MKVLVTGASGYIGSRLVAALLDEGDTVVAASRNPDSLKVFDWWDDVESCALDASDQESLHGAFEAAGDIDVAYYLVHAIGQSDYRAQDKRAAEQFARAAAAAGVKRIVYLGGFVPGDEELSEHLASRADVGEALDVEGVDLVWLKAAIVLGAGSTSYEMLRYLADRLLVLPLPTWLSHPVQPIAVDDVLFYLLASRSTVPAGAYDIGGPDVVPYRDLLFAYVDAAGLTRVGLPAPGVPTGLAGRVIGKIIPIPDALAEDLVGSLHNTMTTSEQRIVDAAGEPEGGRTTIRDAMHRSVQGSVGTPPGVRALKDPLRLAVTDAAWSGGDELGIRRYGVAASSGQTWSLLESLGARKLLYSWPVAAVVRTNLDVVDGVSDRARSVIRRVRGN
- a CDS encoding CPBP family intramembrane glutamic endopeptidase; this encodes MPTWQTSVRDVVKSALVEKVDRNHEETDKAFLRRRIVVVVTLVIGATLLGLSLSVDPGDSAFYPLTLGLAAAWIIGGFASGPLHLGRITFKGSIRRPIVTPILIGLAAGAVFVVGALIVRQIPPLAEFTENVLAHARFGSLALIVFITLLNGVAEEIFFRGALFAAIGRRNPVVISTVIYTVVTLASGNPMLAFAAITLGFVLGLQRRASGGILAPILTHVAWSTVMVFVLPPLFV